The following coding sequences are from one Ctenopharyngodon idella isolate HZGC_01 chromosome 17, HZGC01, whole genome shotgun sequence window:
- the vax1 gene encoding ventral anterior homeobox 1, producing MEVRYSQDSESGMLLKNGLKEGKEGKDSQGNISKTFLKDQQESFSPSGPVENCEKSRTSSGDPDYCRRILVRDAKGSIREIILPKGLDLDRPKRTRTSFTAEQLYRLEMEFQRCQYVVGRERTELARQLNLSETQVKVWFQNRRTKQKKDQGKDSELRSVVSETAATCSVLRLLEQGRLLTPPGLPGLLPHCGSSSLGSALRGPSLGITANGGSSSSSSSSAASSGTAGGSPPLPAVTSSGTVTGLQGSPPAHGLFSFPMPSLLGSVASRISSTPLGMAGSLAGNLQELSARYLSSSAFEPYSRTNGKEVLDKKVLE from the exons ATGGAAGTCCGCTACAGCCAAGACTCAGAGTCCGGAATGCTGCTGAAGAATGGACTAAAAGAGGGGAAGGAGGGAAAGGATTCTCAGGGGAACATTTCAAAAACGTTCCTGAAGGACCAGCAGGAGTCCTTCTCTCCATCCGGACCAGTGGAAAACTGCGAAAAGAGCCGGACAAGCTCAGGAGATCCTGACTACTGCCGTAGGATTCTAGTTCGAG ATGCCAAAGGTTCGATTCGAGAGATTATTCTCCCCAAGGGTTTGGATCTAGACCGACCAAAGCGTACTAGGACCTCGTTCACAGCAGAACAGCTGTACAGACTGGAGATGGAGTTTCAGCGGTGCCAGTATGTTGTGGGACGGGAACGAACCGAACTTGCCCGACAACTTAACCTGTCTGAAACTCAG GTGAAGGTGTGGTTCCAGAATCGCCGCACTAAGCAAAAGAAGGATCAAGGGAAGGACTCAGAGCTGCGCTCCGTGGTCTCTGAGACAGCCGCCACCTGCAGCGTCCTCCGTCTCCTGGAGCAGGGCCGGCTCCTCACTCCCCCAGGCCTGCCAGGGTTGCTGCCCCACTGCGGGAGCTCGTCACTAGGCTCAGCCCTGCGTGGGCCGTCCCTGGGCATCACCGCTAATGGAGGTTCCTccagcagcagtagcagcagcgCGGCCAGCTCAGGCACAGCTGGGGGAAGCCCACCGCTGCCAGCGGTGACCAGTTCGGGGACAGTCACGGGGCTGCAGGGATCTCCGCCTGCCCACGGGCTGTTTAGCTTTCCTATGCCCTCTCTACTTGGGTCGGTCGCCTCACGCATCTCCTCCACCCCGCTCGGCATGGCCGGATCCCTCGCAGGGAACTTGCAGGAACTTTCTGCCCGCTACCTGAGCTCCTCCGCCTTTGAGCCCTATTCGCGGACCAATGGCAAAGAAGTGCTAGACAAGAAAGTTTTGGAATGA